In Fragaria vesca subsp. vesca linkage group LG1, FraVesHawaii_1.0, whole genome shotgun sequence, the sequence AAATAGATAAACCAGGGTTGAGAAAAGAATGTAGTTTACCATCTTTGAGTAGGTTTGCCACAGTTGAATACACACTTGTTGTTGTCGTATGTACCACGGTAGTCACAAGCCTGAAGACTACAGCCATCTGTTTGAGCCAAGTAACTTGGCCAATATCGCCCAATGCTATGACCATTCACCCAAGCATTGCCTTTGCCCAACCCTTGTAAGTCCACCACGACTGGTTCAGTTCCTAGGGGAGCTTTGAAAGTGGTCTGAAAGACACAATTTAGGGTTTAGGGTTAACAAAAATTACCACACATGAATATTCTACTCATCTGAATGTAGGGTTTGTGTACCTTATACCAAGTCATCGTCCTGTTTACTGGTAAACCTTCAACTGACCATTTACGAGAAGCAGAGCTAAAGAGCTGGTCTTTCATGCCATGGAGTCCAACCTTGTATGACCATTTGCGTTCAGACAAATTCTTGATCACTGTTTCATCTCCACTTTGTCCAACCAATTCAACAGGACCAACAATTCCAGTTTTGATGTCCTCAAAGCCACCTCCATAATTCTATCATGATTAAACAAAATGCATCAGTAAAGATTATATATAGTCAATGAATCATTGTTGTTTTGCTGAAAATACAAAAATGAATTGGTACGAACCGGAAATCCAACAGTAGCACTGAGCAATGAAATTGTGTTCACTCCGGGAACCAACGTGATAGGTTTCTCGAAAACGTAGTTGAACACGTTATATTTAGCCCATTGAGAACCTATGTTCATTAAAAGATTAGTAACAGGACTAAAATTTCAAATTACAACATTAAATAAACAAATTTTATTGTCTTACCAACATGTTCTCCATTAACATAAGCATGAAGAATGTAACCGGTTTCATTTATCCTCAATGTCATGTTCCCAATCAAAACTGGATCATCCTTACTGATTTGTACACTGTAAAAGATAAACCCAGATAAGTTAATTACACTGATAGTTTATCCTGATCATATACATTAAAATTCAGTTAGCTAGATCAAATACCTTGTCATGTACCAAAGATAATCACTAGCATCATTTGCAGCTTCTTTTTGTTCCATAAGACGATTTGCCACAACCTCACCTTTTCCAAGAAGCTCTGTGTGAATCTTCTCGGGCCTCCATGACCATTGAAGAGATTGAAGTTCATCCTCAGCCTTGTTCACACTTTTTACTTTAATTGTAGTTTGGGTGTTTACCTAAACAGTAGAGCACAATGGTAAAAAAATGGAAAAAAGAAGAAGAAAAGTAATGGTTTGTAAAAAAGAGAAGATGTTAGTTTAGTTATACCTTAGCAGTGTTGTATGCTTCTTCTTTGCAATCAGGAAGAATACTAACAGACCAAGCAGGAATAGTGTGTGTTTTTCCTTGAAAAGTGATTGTAGCATCAACACTGTTATTTGCATTGCCAAAAATGCAGCCACTGGACTCGTTTGTTGCAAACACAGTGGTCTGAAGAAAACATATGCAACAATAATTAGTTAAAATGTTACACTGAATGAGTTTAGAGTTAATTTGAATAACTTGTGTGAAAATGGTTTATCTACGTACCGAGAGAGAGTTACCCAGCTCTGTTGTGGTAATATTACCATAGGTGAGAACATGTTCCATGGATTTCAAAACCTCATGAAGCTCTTTCAAATGCCCCCATTTTGGTTGATTCAGATGACCATACTCATCAAGAGGGGCATCATAATCATACGAGGTGGTAATGTATGAAGCTGCTGTTCTATCAAAGTTTGTTCCACCATGATACTGAACACAGATGAACAAGTATTATCAGAAAAGAACTAATCGTGTCAAAATGAAAACTAATTAATGTACTAATTACCATGTAATAGTTTTGGAATGTGCCTCCATATTGGAAAAACCTTGCTACAGCAAAGGCAACGTCCTCGGCAGTTCTGAGTGGGTCTAAACCACCCCAGCTCTTGAACCTAATTAATTTGCATACATATATTAAGATAATTAACAATGAAAAATCACATAGATAAATTCTGCAACAAATATTCACTTATAAACTTACCAGCCAGTCCAGTTTTCAGTCCACATCTTAGGAGTGTTGGGGTTACTTGGCTTGAATGTGTCACAATACCAGCCATTGCATGTGTTTATCTGATAATTAGAAATAATGAAGTTAATTAAACAACGGCAGGGGACTAATCTAGTAAACAGCTAGGCATAATCAAAAGAAAAAGAAAAAGAAAAAAAAAAAAGTAGTGTACCATTGATGCGGGTGCATCTTTTTGTTGACACATAATCCATGGAACTCCAATGTTCAGCGATTCAGCAAAATTTGCACACCAGTTGATGTATGCTTTTCCAGCATCACCATAGTATGACTCCACATTCCCATATTCATTTTCAATCTAACCAAATAAGAAAGAAAATTTTCAATACAAGGCAAGATAGTTGTGCAAATTAAGCAGAAGATACACTGATATGAAAAGCCAGTACATTATATGTAAGTACTTACCTGAGCAATAATGATAGGGCCACCTTGTGATGCAAATAGTTTCTCTTTTTTCATCATATCGACGATCAATGTAGTGAAATTCTTCATCTCATTCTGCCAAAAAGCAAGTTAACTAATAATGTTAACTTGTTAAGTACAAGGTTGAAGACTTAAAATGAAATTAGGTAAAGTGAAAATGATTTCAATTACCATGAACACATCGTTTGCTGTTCGAATCTGGCAGTTCGGCAAGTTATGGAGCCAAACAGGAAGTCCTCTATTGCATCATTAGATGAAACAGTTAGTCAGTCAGTGTTCATAATCAAAGTTAATTTGTAAAATACATATCAAAAGGAAAATACAGTACTAACCCATAATTCCATTCAGCACAAACATACGGACCAATCCGAAGAACAGCATAAAGTCCTTCCTCTTGAACAGTTTTGAGAAACCTAACCAGGTCAAGATTACCAGTAAAATCGTACTCGCGACGAACTGGTTCATGCGCATTCCAGAAGACATAAGTCTCAATGGCATCGAGTCCACCTTCCTTTGACTTCCTAATCAAGTCTGGCCACATCTGCATTCGCACAACATAGCAATGAACAACTTGATGATGATCATGAAAAGGCATGAAATAATGAACAGTAGGTTAAACCAGACACTAGGGTTGTTTCTTACTTGTGGTGTGCTTCGAGGATAATGAATGGAACCAGATTGCAATATCCTTCGTTTGCCATCAATGGTGATGGCTCTGCCGTCATAAGAAACGTCTGTGGCACTAGCAACAAAGCTGCAGAGGATCACAGAAAGAAAGAAACAAAGAGAGTATGTAAAACTCTTGGGGTGAGCCATGGCTTGTAGAGAGAGAAGAGAGAAAGAGCACAAGTGAAGAGAATGATCAGGGTGTTCATCTATATATACGAGAACTAGCACCGGCCTGAGTTCCCTCGTCCAAGTGTAGTTGAGATCAAACAGAAGACCGAGTTGATAAGATGAACAGTGACGAGATTACTCGAACTAGGATAGTGTTCTAGCCTTCTAGGAGTTGTAGTAGAAATCTTCTGTATAATACGTGGAAAATTTAGTAAAGGTTATCCATTTTAATCTAATTATGGATAAGGGCATTGATATCGGGTCTTAATTAGACCAAAAAATTTGTGTTTCAATTTTATGTGTCCAAGTCATATAAGTAAATAAAAATTTTAAGTTTTAAATTCACAAAATTTTATCTTGCCAAATCATAATATTGCATTATCAATTTTACCATTACTAGCTATTTCCTTTAATTTAGATTTTAAAGGTGAAGCAATATATTAATAGGGGAAGCAAATCACCTATTCCGAATAACCCTGTTCCAACCCTGTGCCAACTCTAATATTGTGACACATGTCCAATAACTTAACAGAGTTTCACACCGTTAAGTTGATAACATTTCAACATTTTTTTATCAAGTTATATAAAATTGAAAAATTATTAAGTATAATTTAACAGACCCTATATTCCCAAACCCTATATTCCTCAGCCTATACAGATCTGCAACAAACCCAGTAACTTCCATGTCCAAGTCTCCAACAACCTTGCTGCGTATTCAATCTCCAATTCCAAAGCTCCCTACGATCTCTCCCTCACCCGCCGCCGCCGCTTCATTCCAAAGCTCCCTCTTCGCCACTTGCCACCCATGGCTTGAGATCTCCTCTAGCTTCACGTCCCCCTACACCTTCGGCGAGGCCACACTCCGAATTACAAGCAACCTCGGCCACGTACTTTCGCGTCAGCTACTCCATATCCGTCCTTTTCATCCTCTTCCTCAACCCCCCTGGTCTTCAATTGAATAGCCAAAGATTTAACTTCGTTTGATTTGCACCATGATCCTTTCTGAACTGATTCCGAACGGGAGAAATTTTTTTTTTCTTCTTCCTTTCATTAAAAACATTAATAATAATAATAAAAAAGCTAACAGTGTTAGAGTTTTGTTAGATTGTGCTGTGTGGAATTCCACGTGTTAAATTCTTATTGATGACACAGGGCTGGCACATAAAAATTGGGAACAGGTGATTTACTTCCATTAATAAGAGCCATTAATTGATAAATATTGAATTAGGTGGGGATTAATTTTTCTTTTTCCAAAAGTTAACTATTTTCGTAAAAGAAAATAACATTAATCAATTGAATATGAAATTATATATGTCATGAAGACGTAAGAAATTTCATGTCACATGAACTATATATATGATTGTTCTCAAACGAAATATATATATATACACTATCAGAAGAAAAGCTTTAGCCGACAAAAAAAAAAACCCAAGGCCGACGAACCATTTTTTCGTCGGCTAAATTAAATTTTCGCACAGACTATGGCCGACGAAATATTTAAAAGTTTAGCCGACGAAATTAATATGTCGTCGGCTATGGTAAACTTTAGCCGACGAAATTAAGATGTCGTCGACTAAAGAATTTATTTCATCGGCTAAAGTTCACAGACTATGGCCGACGAAATATTTAAAAGTTTAGCCGGCGAAATTAATATGTCGTCGGCTAAAGTGCTTTATATTTGCAGATCTGGCCAGCAGCAGCTCATCTGGAAAAAAAAACGGGAGAAAAAGTTTAGGTGTTGTCGAAATCTGTCCATAATTAGTTTGTGGAGCTATATATAGGTACGTACATGTATATATATGTTGATTAATTGAGTTTTATTTGAGTTGATTGATTTTGAGTGTGATTGAGTTGATTGATTTTGAGTACGTTGGATGTATATATATATATATGTGTTGATTGATTTGGTTGATGATTTGATAATATATATGAATTAAGTTGTTGTTAATAAATAATAGATATATATATATATATATATGTTAATTAATTTATAATATTAATGTGTTGATATGGTATGAAGTTGTTGATGATATATATGAGTTGATGATGATTTTGTGATGATGTTGATATATAATATTGTTATGATCGAGTTGATTGATTTTTGAGTATGTTGGACGTATATATATATATATGTTGATCGATTTGGTTGATGATTTGATATAATATATATATATATAATGAAAATTGTTTATTAGTACGTAGATATATATATAT encodes:
- the LOC101312092 gene encoding beta-galactosidase 15-like, translated to MAHPKSFTYSLCFFLSVILCSFVASATDVSYDGRAITIDGKRRILQSGSIHYPRSTPQMWPDLIRKSKEGGLDAIETYVFWNAHEPVRREYDFTGNLDLVRFLKTVQEEGLYAVLRIGPYVCAEWNYGGLPVWLHNLPNCQIRTANDVFMNEMKNFTTLIVDMMKKEKLFASQGGPIIIAQIENEYGNVESYYGDAGKAYINWCANFAESLNIGVPWIMCQQKDAPASMINTCNGWYCDTFKPSNPNTPKMWTENWTGWFKSWGGLDPLRTAEDVAFAVARFFQYGGTFQNYYMYHGGTNFDRTAASYITTSYDYDAPLDEYGHLNQPKWGHLKELHEVLKSMEHVLTYGNITTTELGNSLSTTVFATNESSGCIFGNANNSVDATITFQGKTHTIPAWSVSILPDCKEEAYNTAKVNTQTTIKVKSVNKAEDELQSLQWSWRPEKIHTELLGKGEVVANRLMEQKEAANDASDYLWYMTSVQISKDDPVLIGNMTLRINETGYILHAYVNGEHVGSQWAKYNVFNYVFEKPITLVPGVNTISLLSATVGFPNYGGGFEDIKTGIVGPVELVGQSGDETVIKNLSERKWSYKVGLHGMKDQLFSSASRKWSVEGLPVNRTMTWYKTTFKAPLGTEPVVVDLQGLGKGNAWVNGHSIGRYWPSYLAQTDGCSLQACDYRGTYDNNKCVFNCGKPTQRWYHIPRSFLQDDENTLVLFEEFGGNPSYVNFQTIRVGTICANAYENHTLKLACQGRPISAIKFASFGNPEGTCGSFRKGTCDSTTALSILQKECVGKESCSIDVSESMFGYTTCGDIMKRLAVEAVC